The Mucilaginibacter sp. PAMB04168 genome contains the following window.
TGTTATTTTGGTTACGCTTGCCTCGTTTAGTGGTAATGAGTACAATGCCGTTTGCTCCCCTCGAACCATATAAGGACGTTGCAGAAGCGTCTTTTAATACCGATATGCTCTCTATATCATCGGGGTTGATATTACTGATCACACCCTCGTATGGTGCCCCGTCAACCACGTATAACGGCCCGTTACCATTGTTGATAGAACTGAATCCACGAATACGAATATCAGGACCATCGCCCGGTTGCCCGCTGCCAGCATTAGTTTGGACGCCAGGGAAAGCGCCAACCAAAGCGCTGTTTAAATTGGTAATCGCTCTCTTATCAAAATCTTTACTGGTAATTTGCGCTACTGAATTGGTAAGTTCACGCTTGGTTGATGTGCCGAAGGCGACCTGCACCTCGTTCAGCTGCGTTACCTGCGGCTCCAGCTTCACACTTATTTTGTTGCCCGGACCAATGGGAGCCTCTAAAGTTGCATATCCCAAAAAGCTGAAACGTAAAGTTTTGACATTATCAGGTACGTTAATGGAAAAACGGCCTTCTTTATTTGTAATTGCCACGGTTTGGCTGCCTTTGATACGCACCGTTACGCCCTGAAGCGGAAAGTCTGTATCGGCAGCAGTTACTATACCGGTAACCACTTTTATAGCATTTGAATTAACTACTGTAACCTGATCGGCTTTTTCTTTTACGATGATAATTTTTTCCTGCACCTCATAAGTAAAGGGCTGATCTTTAAACACAGCGCTGAGCACATCATTCAACTCAGTGTTTTTTACATTTAAAGTAATGCTGTTGGCGTTTGATAAGGAAACGTTGTTGTAAATAAAAAAGTAACCTGTTTGCTGGCGCAGCTTTTTAAATACTGACTTGATTGATGCATTTTTTACAGATACACTTACTTTTTGAGCATAGGTTGCTGCGCTTACCTGTAAAGCAAAAACCAACACTATAAGACTTGTAATTTTCATGATGAGGAAGGCCTTTCTTACTCCTTTTTTATACTTTGAATGCGTGTTTCGATGCGCCGATAAAGGCATGGCAAGGGCTTTACAATGTATAGGTTGTTTCATACATTTGTTGTGTTTGGGTTTGTCATTAAATCAATAGAGGGTTTTAATTAAGACCAGACATTTATGGCCCTTTCCGACTGCAACCGGGGAGGGTTTTTTATCTGGAATTGTAATTGCATACTCTTCTAAGTAGCTGGTTTCATCAATTAATCGGGGGAGTTTTAATGTTTACGAATAGTTTTTACAATTATCTTATTGCCTGAAATTTCAAACCTTACACCTCCTGTAAGCTCCAGAACATGTAGTACTTTAGACACATTGCTGTTACGTGGTATTACACCGGTAAAGCTCATTTGCGGCTTGGCACCTGCATATTCAATTTCCAAATCATACCATCGCTCAATCTGTTTCATAACGTCATCAATGGTATGGTTATCAAATAAGAACAGGCCGTTTTTCCATGCTATCACATCTTCTGCATCAATCTCTTTTATTTGAAGCTGGTCTACCCCTGCCTGAAACAATGCCTGCTGACCCGGTTTTAAAATTTGCTGATGCGATAAATGGGCAACTTGTACAGCGCCTTCGAGCAAGGTAGTTTCCTTAACCTTATCGTCTGGGTAAGCCATCACATTAAAGTGAGTTCCTAATACCTTTACCTCGGCATCGGCTGTTTGTACTATAAAGGGCTTTGTCTTATCCTTGGCAACTTCAAAATACGCTTCACCACTTAATGTAACCTTACGGGTTTTATCTGCAAATGCAACCGGGTAGGTAATAGATGAAGCAGCATTTAGCCACACATTAGAGCCGTCGGGTAACACCAGGTGGTACTGCCCGGCCCGAGGAGTAGCTAATGTATTATAGGGCACATCGCTGTTTTGTACAGCCGCCACCTGTTTATCATTTGCGGCTTCATAAACCAGCAGGCCGTCACCAGCCTTATCAATGGCAATTCCGTTCTCTTTCCTTATAATTCCCTTGCCTGCATTATCCAAAGTTATTTGCGAGCCATTAGCTAATGTTAGTACGGCTTTATTGCCACCTGCCTTAACATCTTTTTTAGCTGCAACCTGTTGATGCTGTTGTTGTGGCCGCTGCAGTGTCCATAAACCGTAACTGGTTATTAACAACAGCATAGCGGCAACCATATACTTTATCCATGTGTTAGTCTGTACAGGTTTCGCTGGCTTACCGCCGGTTATGTTAGTGTAAACATTATCCCAGTCCACCTGATGCACGTCTGCATTGATCTCGCTGGATTTATAAGTTTCATCCATAAAAGCCAACAAGTCGTCTTTGCTTTCACCTTGCTTGATAATGGCAAACAGCTCACGAAGTTCTTCCTGCGTACATGTTTTATCGGTGTACCTTTTCAAAAGGTAATTATGGCGTTCTTTATCCACAGACATATTTCTTAAGCAGACAGTACATAGCCTGGCTGTTTAATAGTATAGACTGTTAAAACTCAATATAGGACCGGAAATATTTTATAATTGTTAAGAAAAGTGAAAGAGGAGATGAACAAGACCTGATAAGTTTGCTATCAGCTACAAGTAAAAGCTGGAAAATTAGGGTCTGCTGCCGGTAATTACCATAAGCAACAGGCTTACTATTACCGAATTTTGAGTTAAATAACACCTAATATGTTTTAGCACCTCAACTATAATATTTTTTACCCTGCTTTTAGATAAGCCGGTTGCTGCGGCAATCTCTTCATGGCTCATATGATCCGATCGGCTCATATTAAAAACTGCCTGCTTTTGATCTGATAGCTGAGAAAGTGCAGAGTTGATCAATAGCCCACACTCTCTTGCTAATAAAGAATCTTCGGTTGTATTAGCCTCCTGTTGCATGTTGCTCCATGCCAGCGTAATTGATTGCTCGTTTCGGGCTATTCGGGAAAGATAATCGTAAGTTTTGTTGCGTGCTATAGTATATACATAGTTGCGCGGCTGTTCAATTAGCGTAAGACCCGCCCTATTCTTCCATAAAACCATGAATGTTTCCTGCACAATCTCTTCTGCATCTGCTGCTGAGTGCACAAACTTGCTTACAAAAGTGAAAATTTTGTTCTTGTATGCATCGTACAATAACTTAAAGGCTGCTTCATCGCCAGTTGATAAGCGATAAAGAAGCAACTTTTCATTTTGAACGTCATAAGCTGGCATAACTTTCACAGAATAACACTTAAACTCACATTTACGACCGTAATTTAAATAAAAACATGTTATTAAGAGTAATTCCCCAATAAATTGATGCATTATTATGAAATTTAAAACATTTTGATGCAATTCCTTTTACATAACGTCAACATAAATGCATTTTAAATAAAATTATCTTTAAAAATAATAAATCTTAAAATGCCAGGAAGCACCTGCTAACTCAAATAGTTTAACGGTCAGATAGCTGCCCATAACAGAGATTCTTAGTATGGCTATAGTAAATACAACTTAATGTAAAAGCTAAAGCCGTTACCTAAAAGGAACGGCTTTAGCTTTTAATGTAAATACTTTAATAAGTCCTGCCTCTGATTAAACGGATTTATTTCTATCCTTACAAACTTAGGTAATGATAAAATAACCGGGTAGAAGCTAACAGGCACTGCTATGCCTGAATGTGATTTCAGCGTTCGATTTACTGAAGCTCGAATTCGGCGTTTAGCTTAATATCATCAGATGCGCTACCAATCATAATTTTAAACCTTCCGGGTTCGGCCACCCACTGCAGCTTTCTGTTGTAGAAACAAAGCTTATCGTAAGTAATTTGAAACTTGATGATCTTGGATTCTCCGGGCTTTAATGATACTTTCTGAAAATCTTTAAGCTCTTTAACCGGGCGGGCCAAGGAAGCTACCGGGTCCTGAAGATATAATTGTACTACCTCCTCGCCGGCGTACTTACCTGTATTGGTCAGCTTAAAGCTAACACCTACCATTTCATTTCTTTTTACTGCTTTTTTGCCCAGCTTTAAATCGGTATATGCAAATGTAGTATAGCTCAATCCATGCCCAAAAGCGTACTGCGGCGTGTTGGGCACATCAATGTAAGCTGATTTATACTTAATGTCTTTAGGACTTTTGATGGGGCGGCCTGTGGTGTAACTGGCATAACTTAAAGGTATCTGCCCTACTGCCCGCGGAAAGGTTGCCGGTAGTTTGCCCGACGGATTATAATCGCCAAAAAGCACATTGGCTATAGCATTCCCACCTTCGGCACCTGGCCACCATGCATATAGTATAGCCTTGGCTTTTTCAGCAATCTGGTTAAAGATCATGGGGCGGCCAGCCATTAGTACAACTACAACCGGTTTACCTGTAGCGCTGATGGCGTTAAATAATGCTTCCTGCCGGCCAGGTAAGCGAATATCAGCCCTTGATTTAGACTCACCGCTCATATCCCAAGATTCGCCGAGCGCCATTACCACAATGTCAGCTTTTCGAGCGGTAGCTACAGCATCGTCAAAGTTGCCGCCTAGATTACCCATAACATCTGTACCCTCAGCACAAATTAAGTTTATACTATCGTTTACTTTATTTTTTAAACCTTCGTACAAACTAGTAACCAGTGTAGTGTCTGACTGCGGTATCCAGCTGCCCTCCAAATCGCGCTTTGATTTAACGAGCGGACCGATTAAGGCAATGGTTTTTATTGTTTTGGAAAGAGGTAATAAATGGTTTTCATTTTTAAGTAACACCATAGATTTTTGAGCTACATCACGCGCAATGAGCTTGTGCTGAGGATCATTCAACACCAGCTTTTCACGGGTTTCGCTACTGAAACGGTAAGGGTCCTCAAATAAGCCCAGCTCAAACTTTTTATACAAAATGCGTCGTACCGCATCGTCGATGAGTTTTATATCTACTTTCTTGTTTTTTACAAGCTGCACTAAGCTGGTAATGTAGGCATGGCTTTCCATATCCATATCACTGCCAGCGGTTATAGCTTTAAGTGCCGCATCGGTATTGTTACTTGCATAACCCCACGAAACCATTTCGCCTATAGACCCCCAGTCGCTTACCACAAAGCCTTTGTAGCCCCATTTGCCTTTTAAAATATCACGTTGCAGATAGGTGTTTCCTGTGGCTGGTATGCCATTAAGCGTATTGAACGAGTTCATGAAGGTAGCCACCCCTGCATCTGCTGCCGCTTTAAACGGTGGCAGATAAGTTTCCCAAAGCATATTATCGCTCATATCAACTGCGTTATAATCACGTCCGGCTAAGGCTGCACCGTAAGCCGCAAAGTGTTTGGCACAGGCCATTACCGCATCTATACCACCCAACTTTTCACCCTGGAAGCCTTTCACCCGCGCTTTTGCAATCATTGAGCCGAGGTAAGTATCCTCACCCGCACCTTCCATTACACGGCCCCAGCGCGGATCACGGCCTACATCAACCATAGGTGCAAACGTCCAGTGCTGACCAACTGCAGCTGCTTCCTTGGCAGCAATATGAGCCGATTGCCTGATGGCATCCATATCCCATGAAGCCGCTTCGGCCAACGGGATAGGAAATATGGTTTTATACCCATGTATAACATCAAGGCTAAACAACAACGGAATTTTAAGGCGCGACTGCATAGCTACCGCCTGTATTTCGCGCGTGTCCTTAGCACCTTTTACGTTAAGCATAGAACCTACCAGCCCACTTTTGATATCATTAAGCTGGTTGGTTTTACGCTCACTTACCGGACCGGTTACCTCTTTACCTGAGTACTGGTTTAGCTGGCCTACCTTTTCCTCCAGCGTCATTAACCGTAGTAAGGAATCCACACGCTGGTTAATCGTTTTCTTTTGTGCGCTTGCCGTTGCCGCCCATATGCCAAGTATGAGCAGCGTGCCAAGGAGTTTTCTGTAACTAAACATGTTGTAGGAATAATCATCGTCTTTGAGTTCTCGCCAGAGCCCATCAGGGCCGTATCTGCAAGCCATCAAAGAAGTAATAAAAGTTTGTTTTTCTTAAGTAATTTAAATCATACAAACAGGCTCTGGCATCATCACCCCAAGCCGAATCAGCATCACCTACATTCCACAGTGTAATACCCCATCGCTGGTTAACCGGTACTATACGGGTATATATCTCAACTACATCCTTGTAAAGCTGCTTTTGCTGCAACTCACGAGTGGTTATTGTTGAAGCTGATAATACGGTATTGGCATCTTGCTCGGCTGCCGAACGCAGGTTTACATCCAGCTCAGCTATGAATACTTTTAAGCCTGTTTGTTTCATTTTTAAAATGGCAGCCTCTACGTTTTCCTTAGGTGTATTGTAACGTATATGCATCTGCATGGCTACGCCATCAATAATGGGCAGGCCACCTTCGGTTATGGCTTTTAAGGCCATTACTTTGTTATAGATCGCGTTGCGTTTGCTCACACTATAATCATGACCATAGTCGTTATAAAAGAGCTTCAGATCGGGGTTGTTATTGGCGTTAGCTGCTTGCCTCGCGTACCTGAAAGCTGTTTCAATATATGATTCGCCCATGTAGTTCATCCAAATGCTGCCTTCGGCAGTGTTGCCGGTACGCAGTGCGCCTGCATCATCATAAGCCTCATTCACCACGTCCCATGATTTTACCAACGGCTGGCCATTCACATCTTTAAAGTTGTTGGTGTAGTAAGCTATGGTTTTGTCAATATGCCGCTTCATCATATTCCGTAGCGTATCTGCCTTTTGCGCGTTTGATGCACTGGCCGTACGAATATCCGTAACATGCTGCGGCAATGCCCGGTGCCATACCAAAACGTGCCCATGAATACGTGCAAAATGAAAATCCTTGGCAAACTGAGGAATAGTGCTTTTAGCGGTAAAGTTCCAGACATACTTTGATGTGTTTAAAGCATTCATCTTCATGTCGTTCTCAGCGGTAAGGCAGCTGTACTGCTTTTTAACCATTTCACGATAAGCAGAGCCCACCTCTGCCAGCAACGAAGAGTTAACTGCTGCACCAACCAGCACGTTGGGGTTAGCCTCTTTTAAAATCTTTTCAGAATCAGCGAAGGCATGGTAATTACCGGTTTCAATCAGGTCCTTCGAAAGCCCTGTGTTTGCCGCTTCTTTCTTGCAGGCGCCCATCGCCATGCAAGCAGCAATTAAGGTTAATGTTACATTTCTCATAATATAGATTTATTGGTTTCATATGGTTAGCAGCTGTTTATTTTACGCCATCTAAAATGCCTTGGTAGGCAGGTTTTCGGTTGTAATTGTTATCAAAAGGCAGTGGCCAGTCGGGTCGGTTATAGTTACCGGTTATCCAGGTGTCGGCGTCTGACACGTTCCAGGTAGTAATGCCAAATTGCTGTGTCTTAGGTATGGCATTGTATGCTTTTACAATGTATGCGTACTTTTGTGCCTGCGTTTGAGCCAAAGCCGGAGTTAAGGTGAGGCTCTGATTGTCATCCGGGTTCATGGCAATGTCCAATTCAGATATATGAACTTTTAAGCCGGTTTGCGCCGCAGTGGTTATGGCAGTTAGCCAGTTGCTTTCGGTCAGGTTATAACGCGTATGCATTTGCATACCTATACCATTGATAGGAATACCTCTTGTTTTTAAATTATTAACCAGGTTCAAGATAGCGGTACGCTTGGTTGGGCCATATTCATGACCGTAATCATTATAAAACAACAAGGCGTCAGGGTCGGCCTCGTGTGCGTATTGAAAGCTGCGGGCTATGTAATCAGGCCCCAGCTTTTGCAGCCAGATACTGTTGCGCAAAGTACCGTCATCTTCAAAAGCTTCATTAACTACATCCCACGAGGCTACTTTACCTTTAAAGTGCGTTACTATGGTTTGAATATGTGTTTTAAGCAAGTTCTCCCAAGCAGCGGCATCACCCTGAAAATTGGTGATCCATGCCGGCAAAGATTTGTACCACACCAGGGTATGACCGTGTATACGCTTGTTGTTCTGTTTGGCAAAGTCAACCAGGTAGTCGGCATCGGTCCAGTCATACGTGTTTTGCTGTGGGTGCAAACTGCCGGTTTTCATGGCATTTTCGGCCGTTAAGCTGCTGTATTCTTTTACAACAGTGGCCCTATACGCCGTATTGGTTTTTAGCAACCCGATGTTTACCGCCGCACCAAACGGAAACGGCAAGCTGTTTTGCAAGGTTGTATTATCCGGAACCACTGGTACGACAGGTGCCGCAGGATTTGGATCGGTGGTTACGCCGCGCTTTGAACAAGCCAGCACCATAGAACAGGATAGCATGGCTAACAGAAGAAGCTTTTTCATAAAGTTGATGTTATTTATACTTCAGTTGTACCTGATCATAAAAATTTTTGAGCACGTAGAAAGCAAGTTTCTTTTTGCCCGTTTCAGACACCAGTCCCTTACGGTTCCAAAAATTCTGATAAACCGGGTGCTGGCGGCGTGGTGAACGAAAATCGGCCAGTATCCAGGGCGTCATACCACGCAAGGCGGTAATTTTGCCCAGCATGGCTATCTGGTTCTTATATAATGCTTCCTGGTATTCCTCGCTCCAGCGGGTATTAGCATCAGCATGGTAACCGGCCAGGGCATCGCCGCCAAACTCGGTTATCACTACCGGCTTGTTGTATTTAATGTTGAAGTTGTACTTGGTAATGCCTGATGGATCTCCACCCCAGTACCAGCCTGCATACTCGTTAAAGCTTACCAGGTCCAGTTTTTCGCCAAGCGGATCATCAACAATAGCCTCATTTCCTTTGCGGTGCACTTCTAAGGCGGCAGCAACTAAACGGGTATTATCCAAGCTGCGGGCTTTACTGGCCAGGCTGCTCATAAATTTAAGCCGTGGTTCGCTTACGGGTGTTTCGTTACCTATTGACCATACAACAATGCTGGCCCTGTTGGCATCGCGGGTTATTAATCCGGTAAGCTGATTTTCTGCATTTTGGTAAGTAGCAGCGTTTTCCCATGAGATAGTCCAGTATACCGGCACTTCGGCCCAAACCATTAAGCCCATCTCGTCGGCCAGGCGCAGCATTTCTTCGTTGTGCTGGTAGTGCGCCAGGCGAACATAGTTACAGTTCATCTCTTTAGCCCAAGTAAGCAGCATTTTTAAATCACCGGTTGAACGGTTACGGCCCTTTAATAACGGGTTCTCATCGTGTATTGAAATACCTCTTAAAAAAACCGACTTACCATTCAACAATATATCTGTACCCTTTACCTGTATGGTGCGGAAACCTATACGGTCGGCCACGTTATCGCTTGCACTGCTTAAAGTAACATTGTAAAGCTTAGGGTTTTCGGGCGACCAGTAGCTTAATTTCTTAACCGGCAGATTAATTAAAGCACGCCCATTACCATCAGTTTTAAGCTTAATTTTTACGCCCGCTTCGGGTATGTTCAATGTCACTGTTTGCGAGAGGTCTTTACCATCTAACTGCACATAACCTTCCAAGTGCGCAGCATCGCCTTTGGCTAACTGCACTTTGTAGTCGGCTATGTAAGTATCAGGCACTTCGGCTATAAATACATCGCGGGTTATGCCGCCATAGTTCCACCAGTCGGTATTAATGGTGGGTATTTCGTCCTGCTTACGGCTGTTATCTGCTTTAACTACCACAAAGTTTTCACCATCCTTCAACTTACCTGTAACATCAAACTGAAACGAGTTAAAACCGCCTTTATGTGTGCCCAGCTTTTTACCGTTCAGGTAAACATGCGACTCGTAATTTACGGCGCCGAAGTACAAGATATAGCGTTTACCCGCTTTAACATCGGCCTTAAACTTACGGCGGTACCAAACCGTTCCCTCGTACATTTCGAGCTTTTCAACTTGTGAGTTCCAGTCACCCGGCACATTTAAGGTTGGCGAGTAGTCAAAATCATACTCAATCAATTCGCCTTTGTCCTTTGGCTTCTTATCATCATAAAAACCACCGGTACCTGATGCCGACTGATCGAAAGCCTCATGCCGGTAATCATAATAGCCGTTTTCGTAAGGGTCAACAATATAATTCCATCGGCCGTTAAGGCTCAATATCTTACGTGCCTGAATGTTTTGAATGAGTGCTGTTTGAGCAACAGCGCCTTTAATACTTAATAACAGAATGGTAAAAAGTATGTAGTGTAGTTTTCGCATACTGGTTTTGTGTTGCCAGCAACCATAATGTTGCCGGCGGGGTAGATGTTTGTTAATAGCCTAGGTTTTGCCCTAAAGCAGGCGCCCGGTTTAGTTCGTTCTGGGAAATGGGATATAGATAGTTTTGATCTCCGAATACACGGTTTTGTACTTGGAAGCGCTCATAATTAAAGGTACCGTTAGCATTTTTTGTAATGCGCATACCATTTACAGGCACGTTAAAGAAACGGGCACCTTCTTTCCAGCGCCGTACATCAAAAAAGCGATGGCCTTCAAAACAAAGTTCTACCTGGCGTTCATGATGTATACGCTCGCGCATGGCCTCTTTAGTAGGCTGTACGTAAGCATTCCCTGTCGGGTTGGTAGTTTGCAGGGCTGGCAAAGCTACGCCTGTACGCTGCCTAACTAAATTTACGTATCTTAACACCTCGGCGTTAGGACCTTGCACCTCATTAAGCGCCTCTGCATAATTGAGTAATATTTCGGCGTAACGGAAAATTACCCATGGCCGGCGCGAACTGGTATTGCTTTGCTGGTTCCAGGTAACCCCATCGTTAAAAAACTTACGCATGTAATAACCTGTTTTTGTAGCATTCACATTAGCCCCTAGTCCATCACGACCACCCACAAATGTTTCGATAGCGCGGCTTTTATAAGTTTTGCCATTGTAATGAATAACCAGATCGAAGCGGGGATCGCGGTTGGCGTAAGGGTTGGTAGCGCTATAACCCGAAAGCGGATCGGTAACAAGGCGACCGGTGGTACGCATTTCGAAAGCATCTACCATTTCCTGTGTAGGATTGGTTCTGCCCAGCGCACCATCATAACCAACGGGCGCATTGTTCTGCTCTATATCGTTACGGCTGCTGGGTTGCCCGGAAAAGATCACCTCCTTATTATATGGCGCTGTGCCGAACAGGAATATGTTGTTGTAAGGCGTAATTAAAGAGTGTAAATTACGGTCGATGATAGCCTTAGCAGCGTTGGCGGCGGTTTGCCACTTCGCAACATCGGCCGATGGATTATACTGAGGGCTGGCAGCGTATAACAGCAAACGCGATTTTAGCGCCATAGCTGCAGTCTGTGTGGCCCTGCCTTTGTAAGTATTACTGTAGGAATCGGTATAAGCAGGCAGGCGCTGAATTGCCGAGTCGCAATCGAGCGTTATCTGGCTTACACACTCAGCAAAGGTATTGCGGGGCAGGTTAAGCTCTTCGTTATTCTCAAAAACGCGGGTAGCCAACACAATACGGCCATAACGTTGCAACAGCTCAAAATGAAAGTAGGCACGCAGAAAAAATGCCTCGCCTTTCAATCTCGCTTTTTGGCCTGTTAAGGTCGAATCATAAGCGGCCTTTACCGGATCCGGGTCTTTCACCACTTCAGAAGGTACGCTAACAATGTTACTGGCATTTACATTAGCCAGGAATAGGTTGGCCCGTCTTAAGCCGGTATACAGGTTACTGTACAGATCATCAACCGTGCGAAACGGGCTCCAAGTGCCGTTGGTAAAGGTGTAGACACTTGAGTTCAGGTTGGAGTTAACTGCCTCATCGGTGGCCGATGCCTGCATAGCACCGTTATCGTCAATGTCATAACGATCGGGAACATTGGTGTAGGCGCTGTTTAACACACCGCGGGCATAATCATTATTTGCCCAAACCTGCTGGCCGGTTATAGGGCCTTCGGTAACACTACCATCGTCCAGATACTTTTTGCAACCTGTGCCCAACGCTGTAAGCAGCATGATAGCTATGTAAAAGGTGTATTTTTTACTTTTCATCTCATTCAACATCATAGGTTCACAATTAAAATTTCACGTTTATACCAACAGAGTAGGTCCTGAGGTTGGGATAGGCAAATGCATAGCCCGATTGTGGCATCTCCGGGTCTACACCCAAACCATCGAGCTTATCAAACGTAAGCAGGTTAAAGCCACTCAGGTAGACGCGCAATGATGAGAGCTTTATCTTATTAACCCAACGGGCGGGTAAGGTATAGCCGATTTCGGCATGCTTGAGGCGCAGGTAATCGCCATTGCGCAGCCAGAAGTCAGAGTTTTGCGTGTTGTTAGCGCGGTCGGCCACCAGCAGGCGCGGGTAAAGCGCAGCGTCAGCGTTGGCGGGTGTCCAGCGGTTAACGCTAAACTGGTTAAGGTAACCATTACTTGCAGTGCCGCTGTTTACCAGGTTATTAATAGAAATTGTTCGGCCTGCTGTTCCCTGAAACATCACAGCCACATCAACACCTGCATACTTCACCGAGCCACCAAAACCATAGTAAGCCTTGGGCACATAATTGTAATCGGTACGCACAAAGTCTAAATTATCAATAACGTTATCGCCGTTAATATCTTTGTACTTGATATCGCCAGCTTTAACTGTACCGGCAAAACGCTGTACGGGTGAAGCAGCAACCTCGGCATCGCTTTGGAAAACACCGTCGGCCTGTAAAAAGTTGCTAATGTAGGTAGGGCCGCTTGAACTTACCTGCATTACACTGCCAATAGTATGGCCTAACGGTTTCTGGTAAGCGGGTAAACCAGCCTCTTCATTAATAGCCAGAACTTTGCTTTTTTGATAAGTATAGTTACCAAATAGGTTCAGCTCAACTTTATTCAGTTTTTTATAAAAGCTCAGTTCTGTTTCAACACCGCGATAGCGTGCCTTGCCGGCATTAACCTGTATTAAGTTCTGGCCTATAATACTTGGTGTGAGCGAATTGGTCAACAAGTCCGAACGCAGTTCCTGAAAATAATCAGCGCTTAGGCTAAACATCTGGTTCAGGAATTTGGCATCAAAGCCTATGCTGGTTTTGCGGGCTCTTTCCCAGGTAAGATCAGGATTGGCCAATGCATTTTGGGTTGTTGCGTTTGGTGCAGAAAAGCCGGTACCAAATATAAAGCCGGTTTGCCCGCGGCTAAAGTAGTTGTTATAAGCGTACCGACGGCCCAGGCTATAGTCATCGTTACCTACTATGCCGTATGATGCGCGCAGTTTTAGGTAGTTTAAAAACTTCGCCGACTTTAAGAAGCTTTCCTCCGAGACAATCCATCCGGCAGACACGGCTGGAAAAAAGCCCCATTGCTTACCCGGCGCAAACACTTGCGAACCTGAATAGGTACCAATTACATCCACGAAGTAACGTTGGTTGTAGTTATAAGAAAGCCGGTTAGACCAACCCTCTGCCTTGTCATCAAGTGAACCAGGGGCCGATATAACAGTACGCATATAGCGTGTAGTAAAATTGATGCCGTGACTGCCAAACGTCTTATCATAATCAAAACCGCCCCAAAACTCGTTACTGCGCAGGTTGCTGTTAAAATCGGTATTGGCAAAAGTTAATGGGGTTGCTGTGCCATAAGCCGAGTAGCTACCCACGGTTGCACCCGGTTCATACACGGCAAAATCCTGCGCATAGCCCGAGGTATAATTGCTGCGTATGTCATATGAATACAATACATTTATAGAAAGGCCTGGTATAAAGTTTACCTTTTGGCGGGCGGTTAAGGTGGCCAACAGGCTTCGGGTTAAATCGGTGGCATTACCATCGGCTGTTAAAAGTGCCAGCGGGTTATTTCTGAACAATGAAGTACCACCAAATGAGCCATTTGGATTTAACAAAGGATAGGCATTTGCCGGTGTGGTATAAATAGCACCCAGTATAGTTGAGTTAGTAGCATCGGCATGGCGCAAGCTGTTAATACGGCCGCCTACGTCAACCTGCACATCCAGATTTTTGTTAACATGCAGATCCAGATTGGTACGAAAGTTATACCGTTGAAAATTGCTGTTAGCATTATACTCCGGGTTGT
Protein-coding sequences here:
- a CDS encoding FecR domain-containing protein, whose amino-acid sequence is MKRYTDKTCTQEELRELFAIIKQGESKDDLLAFMDETYKSSEINADVHQVDWDNVYTNITGGKPAKPVQTNTWIKYMVAAMLLLITSYGLWTLQRPQQQHQQVAAKKDVKAGGNKAVLTLANGSQITLDNAGKGIIRKENGIAIDKAGDGLLVYEAANDKQVAAVQNSDVPYNTLATPRAGQYHLVLPDGSNVWLNAASSITYPVAFADKTRKVTLSGEAYFEVAKDKTKPFIVQTADAEVKVLGTHFNVMAYPDDKVKETTLLEGAVQVAHLSHQQILKPGQQALFQAGVDQLQIKEIDAEDVIAWKNGLFLFDNHTIDDVMKQIERWYDLEIEYAGAKPQMSFTGVIPRNSNVSKVLHVLELTGGVRFEISGNKIIVKTIRKH
- a CDS encoding sigma-70 family RNA polymerase sigma factor; protein product: MPAYDVQNEKLLLYRLSTGDEAAFKLLYDAYKNKIFTFVSKFVHSAADAEEIVQETFMVLWKNRAGLTLIEQPRNYVYTIARNKTYDYLSRIARNEQSITLAWSNMQQEANTTEDSLLARECGLLINSALSQLSDQKQAVFNMSRSDHMSHEEIAAATGLSKSRVKNIIVEVLKHIRCYLTQNSVIVSLLLMVITGSRP
- a CDS encoding glycoside hydrolase family 3 N-terminal domain-containing protein, with amino-acid sequence MACRYGPDGLWRELKDDDYSYNMFSYRKLLGTLLILGIWAATASAQKKTINQRVDSLLRLMTLEEKVGQLNQYSGKEVTGPVSERKTNQLNDIKSGLVGSMLNVKGAKDTREIQAVAMQSRLKIPLLFSLDVIHGYKTIFPIPLAEAASWDMDAIRQSAHIAAKEAAAVGQHWTFAPMVDVGRDPRWGRVMEGAGEDTYLGSMIAKARVKGFQGEKLGGIDAVMACAKHFAAYGAALAGRDYNAVDMSDNMLWETYLPPFKAAADAGVATFMNSFNTLNGIPATGNTYLQRDILKGKWGYKGFVVSDWGSIGEMVSWGYASNNTDAALKAITAGSDMDMESHAYITSLVQLVKNKKVDIKLIDDAVRRILYKKFELGLFEDPYRFSSETREKLVLNDPQHKLIARDVAQKSMVLLKNENHLLPLSKTIKTIALIGPLVKSKRDLEGSWIPQSDTTLVTSLYEGLKNKVNDSINLICAEGTDVMGNLGGNFDDAVATARKADIVVMALGESWDMSGESKSRADIRLPGRQEALFNAISATGKPVVVVLMAGRPMIFNQIAEKAKAILYAWWPGAEGGNAIANVLFGDYNPSGKLPATFPRAVGQIPLSYASYTTGRPIKSPKDIKYKSAYIDVPNTPQYAFGHGLSYTTFAYTDLKLGKKAVKRNEMVGVSFKLTNTGKYAGEEVVQLYLQDPVASLARPVKELKDFQKVSLKPGESKIIKFQITYDKLCFYNRKLQWVAEPGRFKIMIGSASDDIKLNAEFELQ
- a CDS encoding endo-1,4-beta-xylanase; the protein is MRNVTLTLIAACMAMGACKKEAANTGLSKDLIETGNYHAFADSEKILKEANPNVLVGAAVNSSLLAEVGSAYREMVKKQYSCLTAENDMKMNALNTSKYVWNFTAKSTIPQFAKDFHFARIHGHVLVWHRALPQHVTDIRTASASNAQKADTLRNMMKRHIDKTIAYYTNNFKDVNGQPLVKSWDVVNEAYDDAGALRTGNTAEGSIWMNYMGESYIETAFRYARQAANANNNPDLKLFYNDYGHDYSVSKRNAIYNKVMALKAITEGGLPIIDGVAMQMHIRYNTPKENVEAAILKMKQTGLKVFIAELDVNLRSAAEQDANTVLSASTITTRELQQKQLYKDVVEIYTRIVPVNQRWGITLWNVGDADSAWGDDARACLYDLNYLRKTNFYYFFDGLQIRP